In a genomic window of Wyeomyia smithii strain HCP4-BCI-WySm-NY-G18 chromosome 1, ASM2978416v1, whole genome shotgun sequence:
- the LOC129728010 gene encoding LSM12 homolog A-like produces the protein MAGIVQDCFSIGSTVACITCYDQNIEGEVLAFDQQTKMLILKCDTASSTSKLNDVYIVNLALCSDVQVKREVNSIPEPPQSLNLQRLSTRVRNQVERKKRQVSALAAGVSQEGQKLFLAIARTINQVSWSGPNIVVFQDVTITPPYAVENVNGSPDSRQLKYVKKIVEKHLNDQASANMSSTAVSATQ, from the exons ATGGCTGGTATAGTGCAGGATTGTTTTTCAATCGGAAGTACTGTTGCATGTATAACATGTTACGATCAGAACATTGAAGGAGAAGTGCTTGCGTTCGACcaacaaacaaaaatgttgaTTTTGA AATGCGATACGGCTAGCAGTACCTCAAAACTTAATGATGTGTACATTGTTAATCTAGCTCTCTGTAGCGATGTTCAAGTTAAAAGAGAAGTAAATTCGATACCAGAACCTCCTCAATCACTTAATTTGCAGCGC CTAAGTACTCGAGTTAGAAATCAAGTGGAAAGAAAGAAACGGCAAGTGTCAGCCCTAGCAGCTGGAGTCAGTCAAGAAGGACAAAAACTCTTCTTGGCAATAGCTCGAACTATCAATCAG gTGTCATGGTCTGGACCTAATATCGTCGTGTTTCAAGATGTCACTATAACACCCCCATATGCTGTAGAAAATGTTAACGGTTCTCCTGATTCTAGACAgttaaaatatgtcaaaaaaata GTTGAAAAGCATCTGAACGATCAGGCATCTGCGAATATGTCTTCAACAGCTGTCTCTGCGACTCAGTGA